One part of the Pseudemcibacter aquimaris genome encodes these proteins:
- the metZ gene encoding O-succinylhomoserine sulfhydrylase, with protein sequence MKKDTGKNKEITDKWRLQTKLVRGGTYRSEIGETSESMFMTSGYAYDCAEDAAARFEGEQDGYTYSRLRNPTCAMFEDKMALIEGAEAARSTATGMAAMTQAMLSIVKAGDHVVSSKTLFGSCRVFIENILANFGVSCTLVDGDDNEAWKNAFKPNTTAVFLESPANPTLDVVDIEFVCNVAHENGALVVVDNVFATPLLQKPIQMGADIVIYSSTKHIDGQGRCLGGCILTSEEILEENILPLIRHTGPNLSPFNAWVMLKGMETMDLRIDRMCENASKVAHGLRDLGCFETVNYPGFADFKQRDLVEKQMSAGGTVVTVFMPEGREQAFKFLNALEVTDISNNIGDAKSLMTHPASTTHKSVEEEARLGMGITEGMLRLSVGLEHPDDLLEDFAKAAHAAGLKV encoded by the coding sequence ATGAAAAAAGACACAGGAAAAAATAAGGAAATTACGGATAAATGGCGGCTTCAAACGAAGCTTGTTCGCGGCGGTACATACAGAAGTGAAATCGGCGAAACAAGTGAAAGCATGTTCATGACATCCGGATATGCTTATGACTGTGCCGAGGATGCGGCCGCCCGTTTCGAAGGTGAGCAAGACGGATACACATATTCGCGCCTACGTAACCCGACATGTGCGATGTTTGAAGATAAAATGGCCCTGATCGAAGGGGCAGAAGCGGCCCGTTCAACCGCGACCGGTATGGCCGCAATGACGCAAGCGATGCTTTCGATCGTGAAAGCGGGCGATCATGTGGTTTCAAGTAAGACGCTATTTGGATCATGCCGCGTGTTCATCGAAAATATCCTCGCGAACTTTGGGGTTAGTTGCACGCTTGTGGATGGTGATGATAACGAAGCATGGAAAAATGCGTTTAAGCCAAACACCACAGCGGTATTTTTAGAATCGCCAGCGAACCCGACACTTGATGTTGTGGATATTGAATTTGTTTGTAACGTTGCCCATGAAAATGGCGCGCTTGTGGTGGTGGATAATGTTTTTGCAACGCCGCTACTACAAAAACCGATCCAAATGGGTGCGGACATCGTAATATATTCATCAACAAAACATATTGATGGTCAAGGGCGCTGCCTTGGTGGTTGTATTTTGACATCAGAAGAAATTTTGGAAGAAAATATTTTGCCGCTTATCCGCCATACTGGTCCAAACCTTAGCCCCTTTAATGCATGGGTCATGCTTAAGGGTATGGAAACAATGGATCTGCGTATTGATCGTATGTGCGAAAATGCAAGCAAGGTTGCGCATGGTTTGCGTGATCTGGGTTGTTTTGAAACGGTTAATTATCCGGGGTTTGCGGATTTCAAACAACGTGATCTGGTTGAGAAACAAATGAGCGCTGGTGGTACGGTCGTAACTGTATTTATGCCGGAAGGACGCGAGCAAGCTTTTAAGTTTTTAAACGCGTTAGAAGTAACGGATATTTCCAATAATATTGGTGATGCAAAAAGTTTAATGACCCATCCGGCGAGCACGACCCACAAATCGGTCGAGGAAGAAGCACGACTTGGCATGGGTATTACTGAAGGCATGTTAAGGCTTTCTGTTGGGCTTGAACATCCAGATGACTTGCTCGAAGATTTCGCAAAAGCAGCACATGCAGCAGGTCTAAAGGTATAA
- a CDS encoding cysteine synthase A produces MYIRDGFIGAIGNTPLIKLKKASEETGCTILGKAEFLNPGGSVKDRAALNIILQAEEDGLIRPGGTIVEGTAGNTGIGLALVGNALGYKTVIVMPETQSQEKKDAIKLAGAELKLVPAKPYKDPANYIHFSGRLAVEIGNKEPNGAFWANQFDNVANREAHITSTGPEIWQQTDGKIDAFTCAVGSGGSIGGISLALKEFNPDVKIALADPMGAALYHYYKRGSLKAEGTSITEGIGQGRITANLENIEIDEAYQIPDEEALHVLFDLIKYEGLCLGGSSGINVAAAIRLAKEMGPGHTIVTLLCDGGARYQSKLYNPAFLKEKGLPSPDWL; encoded by the coding sequence ATGTACATTCGTGATGGATTTATCGGTGCAATTGGCAACACCCCTCTTATTAAACTGAAAAAAGCATCAGAGGAAACAGGCTGCACCATTTTAGGAAAAGCAGAATTCCTAAACCCCGGTGGGTCCGTAAAAGATAGAGCCGCGCTCAATATTATCCTGCAAGCAGAAGAAGATGGCTTAATTAGACCAGGCGGCACCATCGTTGAAGGCACGGCTGGCAATACCGGCATTGGCCTTGCGCTTGTCGGTAATGCACTTGGCTATAAAACGGTTATCGTGATGCCGGAAACCCAATCGCAGGAAAAGAAAGACGCGATCAAACTTGCGGGTGCTGAATTAAAACTTGTGCCGGCAAAACCATATAAGGACCCGGCCAATTACATTCATTTTTCCGGTAGATTAGCCGTTGAAATTGGCAACAAAGAACCAAATGGTGCATTTTGGGCAAATCAATTTGATAATGTTGCCAATAGAGAGGCTCACATCACATCAACTGGCCCGGAAATTTGGCAACAAACCGATGGCAAGATTGACGCTTTTACCTGCGCGGTGGGAAGCGGTGGATCAATTGGCGGTATATCGCTTGCCTTAAAGGAATTTAATCCGGATGTTAAAATCGCTCTCGCCGATCCGATGGGTGCCGCGCTTTATCATTATTATAAACGTGGCTCATTAAAAGCTGAGGGAACATCAATTACGGAAGGGATCGGACAAGGGCGCATAACAGCAAACCTTGAAAATATTGAAATTGATGAAGCGTATCAAATCCCTGATGAAGAAGCATTACATGTCTTATTTGACCTGATTAAATATGAAGGATTATGCCTTGGTGGCTCTTCCGGCATTAATGTGGCTGCGGCGATCAGATTGGCCAAAGAAATGGGCCCCGGCCATACAATCGTAACGTTGCTTTGTGATGGTGGTGCGCGCTATCAAAGCAAACTTTATAACCCTGCGTTTTTAAAGGAAAAAGGCCTGCCTTCTCCCGACTGGTTATAA
- a CDS encoding tetratricopeptide repeat protein, whose product MKKIIFLIVSLLFVFQASAQNIDQPLGVFIPLKSGETAKNQNEITSDMISFLLLNDLRYASKVPFISEQDFNAFFKDGDKKPDVIVSGEFRGGDNNELILNIDSGGKTVTKNVIITNGHDLLNGGIKKLTTAVLNQLPSSPARGKYYFTKNWDAFLHYNASMKHNDDDDDQRRLDELLKAIEIDPNFNRAKYEAAGIYSGFGIYEERRALIDELLASGDQLNELQMLEAKAADASAAGNYPVYRDLMLQIERFRPYELSTYMTTAGMFYGMSEMENAVKYYNIVLNVDENNARAHNNIGYAYSHMGMHDKAISHYQKSVDLNPSANAYDSLADGYSTAGFTEKAIKAKEKGIELDPSLFYLHG is encoded by the coding sequence GTGAAAAAAATTATATTTTTAATCGTGAGTTTGCTTTTTGTTTTTCAGGCATCCGCACAAAACATTGATCAGCCATTAGGGGTGTTTATCCCGCTTAAATCAGGGGAAACTGCGAAAAATCAGAATGAAATTACGTCTGATATGATTTCATTTTTACTGTTGAATGATTTGCGTTATGCGTCAAAAGTACCGTTTATCAGTGAACAGGATTTCAATGCATTCTTTAAAGATGGTGACAAAAAACCAGATGTTATTGTGTCCGGTGAATTTCGTGGTGGTGATAATAATGAACTGATTCTCAATATCGATTCGGGCGGTAAGACAGTCACAAAAAATGTGATCATCACAAATGGCCATGATTTATTAAATGGTGGCATAAAAAAATTGACGACTGCTGTTCTTAATCAGCTTCCATCGTCACCTGCACGCGGAAAATATTATTTCACTAAAAACTGGGATGCTTTTCTTCATTATAATGCATCAATGAAGCATAACGATGATGATGATGACCAGCGCAGACTGGATGAACTATTAAAAGCCATTGAAATTGATCCTAATTTCAATAGAGCAAAATATGAAGCGGCCGGTATCTATAGCGGTTTTGGTATTTACGAAGAAAGAAGAGCGCTAATTGATGAACTGTTGGCGAGTGGCGATCAGTTAAATGAACTACAAATGCTTGAAGCAAAAGCAGCAGATGCATCGGCGGCCGGTAATTATCCGGTATATCGTGATTTAATGCTTCAAATTGAACGCTTTAGACCATATGAACTTTCAACATATATGACCACGGCTGGCATGTTTTATGGCATGAGCGAAATGGAAAATGCCGTAAAATATTATAATATCGTGCTTAATGTTGATGAAAATAATGCCCGCGCCCATAACAATATTGGCTATGCTTATAGCCATATGGGAATGCATGACAAGGCTATTTCCCATTATCAGAAATCCGTTGATTTAAACCCGTCTGCTAATGCGTATGACAGCCTTGCGGATGGTTATTCGACGGCAGGCTTTACTGAAAAAGCGATAAAGGCCAAAGAAAAAGGCATCGAACTTGATCCGTCTCTTTTCTACCTGCATGGTTAG
- a CDS encoding DUF3179 domain-containing protein, which yields MIRLLKHIVFWLALSAMTVSHAQRTSLTIDDLDDEQLVSVIIFIEDEKLMDTAIKRIDQNWKQEFIPMMLENFMFSQSRYMRTKIMNLLQEKTEQKFRNNVNDWYHWLWNEPTYANETYDDFKAFLYKNIDPRFEKYFSGRGETSTIRLDEIRWGGVQQDGIPPLRNPDMVGADEATYMQDDNIVFGIENNGDARAYPKRILAWHEMFVDEIGGEKISGVYCTLCGTVIPYKSGDYNLGTSGFLYRSNKLMYDRRTQSLWNTFMGEPVLGPLVGQGIRLEYVGVVTTTWGEWKKRHPDTKVLSLDTGYTRDYDEGEAYKDYFDTDELMFSTPFSDDRLKNKQEILALRFPASPDEQLAIDTEFLNTHPVFMGKIGLQNFVVLTDSSGANRVYDSAGLIFTDYDQDITVTDRNGETWSITEDMMTSSSGKTLERLPAHRAFWFGWQAAFPETKLIK from the coding sequence ATGATTAGGTTATTAAAACATATCGTATTTTGGCTTGCTCTATCGGCGATGACCGTTTCCCATGCGCAGCGCACGTCACTGACCATTGATGATCTTGATGATGAACAATTGGTATCGGTAATTATTTTCATCGAAGATGAAAAATTAATGGATACAGCGATCAAACGCATTGATCAAAACTGGAAACAGGAATTCATTCCCATGATGCTTGAAAATTTCATGTTTTCACAGTCCAGATACATGCGCACCAAAATCATGAATTTATTACAGGAAAAAACAGAACAGAAGTTTCGTAATAATGTAAACGATTGGTATCACTGGCTTTGGAACGAGCCGACATATGCCAATGAAACATATGATGATTTCAAAGCATTTCTTTATAAAAACATTGATCCCAGATTTGAAAAATATTTCAGTGGACGCGGGGAAACATCCACCATCAGACTTGATGAAATTCGTTGGGGCGGCGTTCAGCAGGATGGCATCCCACCATTAAGAAATCCTGACATGGTTGGCGCGGATGAAGCCACATACATGCAAGACGACAATATCGTGTTTGGCATTGAAAATAATGGTGATGCACGCGCCTATCCCAAAAGAATTCTCGCATGGCACGAAATGTTCGTGGACGAAATCGGCGGTGAAAAAATATCCGGCGTTTATTGCACTCTTTGCGGCACGGTCATCCCTTATAAATCCGGTGATTATAATCTAGGTACCAGCGGATTTTTATATAGATCCAATAAATTGATGTATGACCGCCGCACCCAATCGCTTTGGAATACTTTTATGGGTGAACCCGTACTTGGCCCATTGGTTGGACAGGGTATTCGCCTTGAATATGTTGGTGTTGTCACCACCACTTGGGGCGAATGGAAAAAACGTCACCCAGATACAAAGGTCCTATCACTGGATACAGGATACACACGTGATTATGATGAGGGTGAAGCCTATAAAGATTACTTCGACACAGATGAATTGATGTTCAGCACACCGTTTAGTGATGACCGGCTTAAGAACAAACAGGAAATTCTGGCATTACGTTTTCCCGCGAGCCCTGATGAACAATTGGCCATTGATACAGAATTTCTAAATACCCATCCTGTATTTATGGGGAAAATTGGCCTTCAGAATTTTGTTGTACTAACCGACAGTTCCGGCGCCAACCGTGTTTATGATAGTGCGGGCTTAATCTTTACTGACTATGATCAGGATATTACCGTCACAGACAGAAATGGTGAAACATGGTCCATCACGGAAGACATGATGACATCAAGTTCTGGAAAAACACTTGAACGTCTTCCGGCACACCGTGCATTTTGGTTTGGATGGCAGGCTGCCTTCCCAGAAACGAAATTGATTAAATAG
- the cysE gene encoding serine O-acetyltransferase gives MIGKINRYISMVLDRDPAAKSALDVVLSYPGVHALMFYRTAHFIWNLRLYTLARFISHLGRFFSGIEIHPAAKIGKFLFIDHGMGVVIGETAVIGDNVTLYQGVTLGGMSLKDEKRHPTIKDNVIVGAGAKILGPITIGENVRVGSNAVVINSVDAGNTVVGIPAKAIKKNKASDAFCAYGLSLDDIPPELAKSLENISDEVCDISSRLKKLEKDNAA, from the coding sequence ATGATTGGAAAAATAAATCGTTATATATCCATGGTTTTGGACCGTGATCCTGCGGCAAAATCAGCATTGGATGTGGTTCTTTCTTATCCGGGTGTTCATGCGCTTATGTTTTACCGCACTGCACATTTCATTTGGAACCTACGCCTTTATACACTGGCGCGTTTCATTTCCCATCTTGGCCGTTTTTTTAGCGGGATTGAAATACATCCTGCCGCCAAGATAGGAAAATTTCTTTTCATTGATCACGGCATGGGTGTGGTCATTGGTGAAACTGCCGTTATCGGCGACAATGTCACCCTTTATCAAGGGGTGACGCTAGGCGGTATGTCGCTTAAGGATGAAAAAAGACACCCGACGATTAAAGATAATGTGATCGTTGGCGCGGGCGCAAAAATTCTGGGCCCAATTACAATTGGCGAAAATGTTCGCGTGGGATCAAATGCTGTCGTTATTAATTCAGTTGATGCTGGAAATACTGTGGTCGGTATTCCGGCAAAAGCGATTAAGAAAAATAAAGCATCAGATGCATTTTGTGCTTATGGGTTATCGCTCGATGACATTCCGCCGGAACTTGCAAAATCGCTTGAAAATATTTCCGATGAAGTTTGCGATATTTCATCCAGGCTTAAAAAGCTGGAAAAAGATAACGCAGCTTAA
- the nhaD gene encoding sodium:proton antiporter NhaD, producing the protein MDSTIMDLTSHWVGITAIVIFVLSYSLVIAEEYLHLKKSIPVIFGAGLIWLIVAVQYVGDPNHQTEEAIKHLLIEFGELFLFLLAAMTYVNAMNERGVFDSLRVWLVHHKFSYRQLFWVTGVMSFFLSPIIDNLTTALVMCAVIMAVGRDNNNFIAIGFVNIVIAANAGGAFSPFGDITTLMVWQTGVVDFWTFFNLFLPSVVNYIIPAFFMSLAVSKEVPAVEEEEEVVMLRGARRIMLLFGLTIVTAVSFHSFLHIPPFLGMMVGLAYLKAFGHYLRITHQDFIANSPGEDMGVGEIGDTRKFDSFREIARAEWDTLLFFFGVIMCVGGLGFIGYLALASNLMYVEMGPTFANIMVGILSAIVDNIPVMVAVLQMDLTMDIQQWLLVTLTAGVGGSMLSIGSAAGIALMGQSQGKYTFFGHLKWTPVIAIGYAASIWVHMMISDRFIGVMP; encoded by the coding sequence ATGGATTCAACCATCATGGATCTTACATCACATTGGGTTGGTATTACCGCCATTGTAATTTTTGTTCTGTCTTATTCTCTGGTGATTGCAGAGGAATATTTACATCTTAAAAAATCAATTCCAGTCATTTTTGGCGCTGGTCTTATTTGGTTGATTGTGGCTGTCCAATATGTTGGTGATCCTAATCATCAAACGGAAGAGGCAATAAAGCATTTACTTATTGAATTTGGTGAACTTTTCTTATTCTTACTTGCGGCAATGACATATGTAAATGCCATGAACGAACGCGGAGTTTTCGATAGCTTACGCGTTTGGCTCGTACACCATAAATTCAGTTATCGTCAACTTTTCTGGGTAACGGGTGTGATGAGCTTCTTTCTATCCCCAATCATTGATAATTTGACCACGGCTCTTGTGATGTGTGCGGTGATTATGGCAGTTGGCCGTGATAATAATAATTTTATTGCCATTGGATTTGTGAATATCGTAATTGCAGCCAATGCTGGGGGCGCTTTTAGTCCATTTGGTGACATTACCACCCTGATGGTATGGCAAACAGGTGTGGTGGACTTCTGGACATTCTTTAATTTATTCCTACCGAGTGTCGTGAACTATATCATTCCAGCTTTCTTTATGTCACTTGCCGTCAGTAAAGAGGTCCCCGCCGTCGAAGAAGAGGAAGAAGTCGTTATGCTTAGAGGCGCACGCCGTATCATGCTTCTTTTCGGTCTTACTATCGTCACAGCGGTCAGCTTCCATAGTTTCCTTCATATTCCACCATTCCTCGGTATGATGGTGGGTCTCGCGTATCTAAAGGCATTTGGCCATTATTTACGTATCACCCATCAAGATTTTATCGCAAACAGCCCCGGCGAAGATATGGGTGTCGGCGAAATCGGTGACACCCGTAAATTTGATAGTTTTCGCGAAATTGCGCGTGCAGAGTGGGATACGCTTCTCTTTTTCTTTGGTGTGATTATGTGTGTTGGCGGCCTTGGATTTATCGGTTACCTGGCGCTTGCATCCAACCTGATGTATGTGGAAATGGGACCTACTTTTGCCAATATTATGGTCGGCATTTTATCAGCGATTGTAGATAACATCCCTGTAATGGTAGCCGTATTACAGATGGACCTAACCATGGATATCCAACAATGGTTGCTTGTAACCTTAACGGCCGGCGTTGGCGGCAGCATGCTTTCCATTGGCTCCGCTGCCGGAATTGCCCTTATGGGACAGTCACAAGGAAAATACACTTTCTTTGGTCATCTGAAATGGACACCTGTTATTGCCATTGGATACGCCGCAAGTATTTGGGTTCATATGATGATCAGCGACCGTTTTATTGGGGTGATGCCGTAA
- a CDS encoding radical SAM protein — MDKLNSIQGKFCDPEFTKDGSPRAHVGLKKLETLWFNTGTLCNLTCVNCYIESSPTNDALVYISHDEVLSYLDEIKDQNIPTAEIGLTGGEPFMNPDIIPIMESALEYGFNLLVLTNAMKPMMRHTDALLRLNEQYGDKLSIRVSTDHYTKEKHQDERGERSWDPMLLGLKWLSDNGFDIHVAGRTFTHEDENDLRSGYQTFFDENDIKIDASNPHSLILFPEMNEKEDVTEITSACWDILGISPSSMMCATSRMVVKHKGAKTPAIMACTLLPYDSEFNMGEKLGDMRDKVSLNHPHCSTFCVLGGASCSN, encoded by the coding sequence ATGGATAAATTAAATAGTATACAGGGTAAATTTTGTGATCCGGAATTCACCAAAGACGGTAGTCCGCGTGCACACGTTGGTTTAAAAAAGCTGGAAACATTGTGGTTTAACACAGGTACGCTTTGTAATCTGACTTGCGTGAACTGTTATATTGAATCGTCCCCTACAAATGACGCGCTCGTTTACATCAGCCATGATGAGGTTCTTTCCTATCTTGATGAAATAAAGGATCAAAATATCCCGACCGCTGAAATTGGTCTTACCGGTGGTGAGCCTTTCATGAACCCGGATATTATTCCGATTATGGAAAGCGCGCTTGAATATGGTTTTAATCTGCTGGTACTGACCAATGCCATGAAGCCGATGATGCGGCACACGGATGCTCTCCTTAGATTGAATGAGCAATATGGTGACAAACTATCAATCCGTGTTTCAACTGATCATTACACGAAAGAAAAACATCAGGACGAGCGCGGCGAGCGCAGCTGGGATCCGATGTTGCTGGGATTGAAGTGGTTAAGTGATAATGGGTTTGATATTCATGTGGCGGGCCGTACATTCACCCATGAAGATGAAAATGATTTACGGAGTGGTTATCAGACGTTTTTTGATGAAAATGATATAAAAATCGATGCATCCAACCCGCATTCGTTAATTTTATTCCCGGAAATGAATGAAAAGGAAGATGTCACCGAAATCACCAGCGCTTGTTGGGATATTCTTGGTATATCCCCATCTTCGATGATGTGTGCAACGTCCAGAATGGTTGTAAAACATAAAGGGGCCAAGACGCCTGCGATTATGGCTTGTACGTTGCTTCCATACGATAGTGAGTTCAATATGGGTGAAAAACTTGGCGATATGAGGGATAAAGTGTCGTTAAATCACCCGCATTGCTCAACTTTTTGTGTACTTGGTGGGGCATCTTGTAGTAATTAA
- a CDS encoding aminotransferase class I/II-fold pyridoxal phosphate-dependent enzyme has protein sequence MRNSSRRGFMKTAGMTALLSSMGTHKAFSQGTSNKQSTSRHNFDEHFNRIGHNSDKWDLIIQQYGREKIKASMGVADMDFRQFSEVNSALRERTKYENYGYEMVPDSYYQSIINWNEQRYGQSIKKEWIKNSATLLPSITASLVGLNPHKGKVIIQTPTYSGFWGAIKRAGMTRVEVPLKQNNGKFSMDLAAVERAFDDDTKCLIICNPNNPTGTAWSADELKALGDLCIKHGVTVLSDEIHCDFIRKDKKFTPYSSLGEKYANTSITYRSSSKTFSQSSLCVAHFFTQNEDLMRATMKTHRTACNTYGLLACEVA, from the coding sequence ATGAGAAATTCATCAAGACGTGGTTTCATGAAAACAGCGGGCATGACAGCATTGCTGTCATCAATGGGAACACATAAAGCATTTTCCCAAGGAACCTCTAACAAACAAAGTACATCAAGACATAACTTTGATGAACACTTTAACCGCATTGGTCATAACAGTGACAAGTGGGACCTGATTATCCAGCAATATGGTAGGGAAAAAATTAAAGCATCCATGGGCGTTGCCGATATGGATTTTCGCCAATTTTCAGAAGTTAACAGCGCCTTACGAGAGCGCACAAAATATGAAAACTATGGCTATGAAATGGTGCCAGATAGTTATTACCAGTCTATCATCAACTGGAACGAACAACGTTATGGCCAAAGTATAAAAAAAGAATGGATTAAAAACTCAGCAACATTGCTGCCAAGCATTACGGCATCACTGGTCGGTTTAAATCCGCATAAAGGAAAAGTCATTATCCAAACCCCAACCTATAGCGGATTTTGGGGTGCGATCAAACGCGCGGGAATGACAAGGGTTGAAGTTCCGCTTAAACAAAATAACGGTAAATTTTCAATGGACCTTGCGGCGGTTGAACGCGCGTTTGATGACGATACAAAATGTCTAATCATTTGTAATCCGAACAACCCAACCGGCACCGCCTGGAGCGCGGATGAACTAAAAGCGTTGGGCGATCTTTGTATAAAACATGGCGTTACGGTACTTTCTGACGAAATTCATTGTGATTTCATAAGAAAGGATAAGAAATTTACGCCCTATTCATCCCTTGGTGAAAAATATGCAAACACAAGCATCACATACCGTTCATCCAGTAAGACATTCAGCCAATCAAGCCTTTGTGTCGCGCATTTCTTCACACAAAACGAAGACCTTATGCGCGCAACTATGAAAACCCACAGAACAGCTTGTAACACATATGGGTTGCTCGCTTGTGAAGTCGCCTAA
- the apaG gene encoding Co2+/Mg2+ efflux protein ApaG, translating into MDDKKTYKSITNDIGVSVEPFYLDQESEPDEGRYVWGYQVQIENHGPDTVQLRRRHWIITDGNGMTQEVEGEGVVGEQPVLEPGEAYEYTSGAPLRTPSGFMVGSYKMQAGDGTYFDVEIPAFSLDMPTSSRRLH; encoded by the coding sequence ATGGACGATAAAAAAACATATAAATCCATTACCAATGATATTGGTGTGTCAGTAGAACCATTTTATCTGGATCAGGAATCTGAACCGGATGAGGGGCGTTATGTATGGGGATATCAGGTTCAGATTGAAAATCACGGACCTGATACCGTGCAATTAAGACGTCGCCACTGGATCATTACCGATGGAAATGGTATGACACAAGAAGTCGAGGGCGAAGGCGTTGTTGGTGAGCAGCCCGTGCTTGAACCCGGTGAGGCATATGAATATACAAGTGGCGCGCCGCTGAGAACACCATCAGGTTTTATGGTGGGAAGCTATAAAATGCAGGCAGGTGACGGCACATATTTTGATGTTGAAATTCCAGCGTTTTCATTGGATATGCCAACATCATCAAGACGTTTGCATTAA
- the folE gene encoding GTP cyclohydrolase I FolE: protein MTDKPSREEAEEAVRTLLRYAGEDPMREGLLETPKRVVKSYDEFYKGYTEDPHEYLSRTFEEVSGYDEMVVLRDIPFESHCEHHMAPIIGKAHVGYLPKDKVVGISKLARVVETYAKRLQVQEKMTAEIADCIQDILEPYGVGVVIQATHECMSTRGVHKHGVSMVTSRMAGAFRKDEKTRREFLAVVGPIESLRG from the coding sequence ATGACTGATAAACCAAGCCGCGAAGAAGCTGAAGAAGCAGTAAGAACATTACTTAGATACGCAGGCGAAGACCCGATGCGTGAAGGGTTACTTGAAACACCAAAGCGCGTGGTTAAATCATATGATGAATTTTATAAGGGCTATACAGAAGACCCGCATGAATATCTATCACGTACTTTTGAAGAAGTAAGCGGATATGATGAAATGGTGGTTTTACGTGATATTCCGTTTGAATCACACTGTGAACATCATATGGCACCGATTATTGGTAAGGCTCATGTTGGTTATCTTCCGAAAGATAAAGTAGTTGGCATCAGTAAGCTTGCGCGCGTTGTGGAAACATATGCAAAAAGACTTCAGGTTCAGGAAAAAATGACGGCGGAAATCGCAGATTGTATTCAAGACATACTTGAACCATATGGTGTTGGTGTCGTTATTCAGGCGACACATGAATGCATGAGCACACGTGGTGTCCACAAACATGGTGTATCCATGGTCACAAGCCGTATGGCTGGTGCATTTCGCAAGGATGAAAAAACAAGACGCGAATTTTTGGCCGTGGTTGGGCCAATTGAATCCTTAAGGGGATAA